In one Epinephelus lanceolatus isolate andai-2023 chromosome 19, ASM4190304v1, whole genome shotgun sequence genomic region, the following are encoded:
- the gpat3 gene encoding glycerol-3-phosphate acyltransferase 3, producing the protein MDDLWCVAVGVFQVWMFVVVFLIMLPAMFGLSLGVTGVYIQILVQILEWATVRIQRGRQEQPNVPVPLPNGIIERAGGSMEEEVGQLRSSGSLAEGEFSLSDAFYFYKKGVESIVDDQVTQRFSSEELASWNLLTRTNQNFRYISLRLTIIWGIGVFVRYCILFPLRLTLALIGLSWLVIGTVLVGFLPESSVKNWLSELVHLTCYRICARGLSATIQYHNKENRPQKGGICVANHTSPIDVVILANDGCYAMVGQIHGGLMGVIQRSMVKSCPHVWFERSEMKDRHTVTNRLRAHVAAKTKLPILIFPEGTCINNTSVMMFKKGSFEIGGTIYPVTIKYDPRFGDAFWNSGKYNMVSYLLRMMTSWAIVVNVWYLPPMTIQDGEDAAQFANRVKSAIADKGGLLDLAWDGGLKRGKVKDSYKEEQQKMYSSIIVGQSGDTGSSSDQLSLTSSSSLSSSSSLLPGDM; encoded by the exons ATGGACGACCTGTGGTGTGTGGCTGTGGGGGTGTTCCAGGTGTGGATGTTTGTGGTGGTGTTCCTCATCATGCTGCCCGCCATGTTCGGCCTCTCTCTGGGGGTCACCGGCGTCTACATCCAGATCCTGGTCCAGATCCTGGAG TGGGCCACGGTGCGGATCCAGAGGGGACGCCAGGAGCAGCCCAATGTGCCCGTGCCTCTGCCCAATG GGATCATTGAGCGAGCGGGGGGGtcgatggaggaggaggtggggcaGCTGCGGAGCTCCGGCTCGCTGGCGGAGGGAGAGTTCTCTCTGAGCGACGCCTTCTACTTCTACAAGAAAGGTGTGGAGAGCATCGTGGACGACCAGGTGACCCAGCGCTTCTCCTCCGAGGAGCTGGCCTCCTGGAACCTCCTCACCAGAACCAACCAGAACTTCCGCTACATCAGCCTCCGCCTCACCATCATCTGGGGGATCGGCGTCTTCGTACGCTACTGCATCCTCTTCCCTCTCAG gttaACGCTGGCTCTCATCGGCCTCTCCTGGCTCGTCATCGGGACCGTTCTGGTTGGATTTCTGCCTGAGAGCAG TGTGAAGAACTGGCTGAGCGAGCTCGTCCATCTGACCTGTTACAGGATCTGTGCCAGAGGACTGTCCGCCACCATCCAATACCACAACAA AGAAAACAGACCTCAGAAAGGAGGAATCTGTGTCGCCAATCACACCTCGCCTATCGACGTGGTGATTCTGGCCAACGACGGCTGCTACGCCATG GTGGGTCAGATCCACGGCGGTCTGATGGGGGTCATTCAGAGGTCAATGGTGAAGTCGTGTCCTCATGTCTGGTTCGAGAGGTCAGAGATGAAAGACCGCCACACCGTGACCAACAG GCTCAGAGCTCACGTTGCAGCCAAAACCAAACTTCCCATTCTGATATTTCCTGAAG GAACCTGCATCAACAACACTTCAGTCATGATGTTTAAGAAAGGAAGCTTTGAGATCGGAGGGACAATATACCCCGTCACCATCAAG tACGACCCTCGCTTCGGTGACGCTTTCTGGAACAGCGGGAAATACAACATGGTGAGTTACCTGCTGAGGATGATGACCAGCTGGGCCATCGTTGTCAACGTGTGGTACCTCCCTCCCATGACCATACAG GATGGTGAGGACGCAGCTCAGTTCGCCAATAGAGTGAAATCTGCCATCGCTGATAAAGGAGGACTGCTGGACCTCGCATG ggacGGAGGACTGAAGAGAGGCAAAGTGAAGGACTCGTATAAAGAGGAGCAGCAGAAGATGTACAGCAGCATCATAGTTGGACAGAGCGGCGACACTGGATCGTCCTCTGATCAGCTGTCTCtgacatcatcttcatcattatcatcatcatcatcattgttacCTGGCGACATGTGA
- the abraxas1 gene encoding BRCA1-A complex subunit Abraxas 1 isoform X2: MAEPTVRMSGIVLASLMFQHVNSDSDVEGLILGESKFEEQITISDSQADHIHIEEIYNIQKHIACHKLNHFYNSVGEVNMDAVKKLLADNKQESVIGWYRQRRNSDQQMTFREKIVHEKLKTSLSNPHMIFVLLTPSRVTAAGSTHRMEYAAFISRSRHFMNVPVSVNNLGLLEQLAYWKVSAPCSAVGYNVTMKKHSSKFFSSNGLLREVNDVNTMNDSLQTELQKACREVEESERLVETLQADVSALRRKLGEKKKQSAAVADNYRPEQKNNLRLHDAVRALFAGSPLFHTQTVTLEAFPVPNNCCSSEQDEKEEDVSTTTLKHSDTTNSQETLSPPQPGRTNCRKRLREMAPAGRESKRRKSKS; this comes from the exons ATGGCGGAGCCGACTGTCCGTATGTCTGGGATTGTTTTAGCGTCTCTCATGTTCCAGCATGTCAACAGCGATTCCGACGTG GAGGGTCTGATCCTCGGAGAGAGTAAATTTGAGGAGCAGATCACCATCAGCGACTCTCAGGCCGATCACATTCACATTGAGGAAATCTACA aCATCCAGAAGCACATCGCCTGCCACAAACTCAACCA cttCTACAACAGTGTGGGAGAGGTGAACATGGACGCTGTGAAGAAACTCCTGGCCGACAACAAGCAG GAGAGTGTGATCGGCTGGTACAGACAGCGCAGGAACTCAGACCAACAGATGACCTTCAGGGAAAAGATCGTCCACGAGAAGCTGAAGACGTCTCTGTCCAACCCTCACATGATCTTTGTGCTGCTGACGCCCAGCAGGGTGACGGCTGCAGGCTCCACCCACAGGATGGAGTACGCCGCCTTCATCTCACGCAGCAG GCACTTCATGAACGTTCCCGTGTCGGTCAACAACCTGGGTTTACTGGAGCAGCTGGCGTACTGGAAGGTGTCTGCTCCGTGCTCTGCAGTGGGTTATAACGTCACCATGAAGAAACACAG CTCTAAATTCTTCTCGTCCAACGGGCTGCTGAGGGAGGTGAACGACGTGAACACGATGAACGACTCTCTGCAGACGGAGCTGCAG AAAGCGTgcagggaggtggaggagagcgAACGTCTGGTGGAAACGCTGCAGGCTGATGTTTCGGCTCTCAGGAGGAAACTGGgtgagaagaagaagcagagtgCAGCAG ttgCAGACAACTATCGACCTGAACAGAAGAACAACCTGCGGCTCCACGACGCCGTCAGAGCTCTGTTCGCCGGCTCGCCTCTGTTCCACACTCAGACTGTGACCCTCGAGGCGTTTCCTGTtcccaacaactgctgcagctctgaGCAGGACGAAAAAGAAGAAGACGTCTCCACGACGACACTGAAACACTCGGACACAACAAACTCTCAGGAAACGCTCTCCCCGCCGCAGCCCGGCAGGACAAACTGTCGGAAGAGGCTGAGGGAAATGGCGCCAGCGGGGAGGGAGAGCAAACGCAGGAAGAGCAAATCTTGA
- the abraxas1 gene encoding BRCA1-A complex subunit Abraxas 1 isoform X1, translating to MAEPTVRMSGIVLASLMFQHVNSDSDVEGLILGESKFEEQITISDSQADHIHIEEIYNIQKHIACHKLNHFYNSVGEVNMDAVKKLLADNKQESVIGWYRQRRNSDQQMTFREKIVHEKLKTSLSNPHMIFVLLTPSRVTAAGSTHRMEYAAFISRSRHFMNVPVSVNNLGLLEQLAYWKVSAPCSAVGYNVTMKKHSSKFFSSNGLLREVNDVNTMNDSLQTELQKACREVEESERLVETLQADVSALRRKLGEKKKQSAAGKVADNYRPEQKNNLRLHDAVRALFAGSPLFHTQTVTLEAFPVPNNCCSSEQDEKEEDVSTTTLKHSDTTNSQETLSPPQPGRTNCRKRLREMAPAGRESKRRKSKS from the exons ATGGCGGAGCCGACTGTCCGTATGTCTGGGATTGTTTTAGCGTCTCTCATGTTCCAGCATGTCAACAGCGATTCCGACGTG GAGGGTCTGATCCTCGGAGAGAGTAAATTTGAGGAGCAGATCACCATCAGCGACTCTCAGGCCGATCACATTCACATTGAGGAAATCTACA aCATCCAGAAGCACATCGCCTGCCACAAACTCAACCA cttCTACAACAGTGTGGGAGAGGTGAACATGGACGCTGTGAAGAAACTCCTGGCCGACAACAAGCAG GAGAGTGTGATCGGCTGGTACAGACAGCGCAGGAACTCAGACCAACAGATGACCTTCAGGGAAAAGATCGTCCACGAGAAGCTGAAGACGTCTCTGTCCAACCCTCACATGATCTTTGTGCTGCTGACGCCCAGCAGGGTGACGGCTGCAGGCTCCACCCACAGGATGGAGTACGCCGCCTTCATCTCACGCAGCAG GCACTTCATGAACGTTCCCGTGTCGGTCAACAACCTGGGTTTACTGGAGCAGCTGGCGTACTGGAAGGTGTCTGCTCCGTGCTCTGCAGTGGGTTATAACGTCACCATGAAGAAACACAG CTCTAAATTCTTCTCGTCCAACGGGCTGCTGAGGGAGGTGAACGACGTGAACACGATGAACGACTCTCTGCAGACGGAGCTGCAG AAAGCGTgcagggaggtggaggagagcgAACGTCTGGTGGAAACGCTGCAGGCTGATGTTTCGGCTCTCAGGAGGAAACTGGgtgagaagaagaagcagagtgCAGCAGGTAAAG ttgCAGACAACTATCGACCTGAACAGAAGAACAACCTGCGGCTCCACGACGCCGTCAGAGCTCTGTTCGCCGGCTCGCCTCTGTTCCACACTCAGACTGTGACCCTCGAGGCGTTTCCTGTtcccaacaactgctgcagctctgaGCAGGACGAAAAAGAAGAAGACGTCTCCACGACGACACTGAAACACTCGGACACAACAAACTCTCAGGAAACGCTCTCCCCGCCGCAGCCCGGCAGGACAAACTGTCGGAAGAGGCTGAGGGAAATGGCGCCAGCGGGGAGGGAGAGCAAACGCAGGAAGAGCAAATCTTGA